The Anolis carolinensis isolate JA03-04 chromosome 2, rAnoCar3.1.pri, whole genome shotgun sequence genome has a window encoding:
- the kcmf1 gene encoding E3 ubiquitin-protein ligase KCMF1: MSRHEGVSCDACLKGNFRGRRYKCLICYDYDLCASCYESGATTTRHTTDHPMQCILTRVDFDLYYGGEAFSVEQPQSFTCPYCGKMGYTETSLQEHVTSEHAETSTEVICPICAALPGGDPNHVTDDFAAHLTLEHRAPRDLDESSGVRHVRRMFHPGRGLGGPRARRSNMHFTSSSTGGFSSSQSSYSPSNREAMDPIAELLSQLSGVRRSAGGQLNSSGPSASQLQQLQMQLQLERQHAQAARQQLETARNATRRTNTSSVTTTITQSTATTNTSNAENSQQAIQNSQFLLTRLNDPKMSEVERQSMESERADRSLFVQELLLSTLMREESSSSDEDERGEVADFGAMGCVDIMPLDVALENLNLKESNKGNEPPPPPL; this comes from the exons GTGTCAGCTGCGATGCATGTTTAAAAGGAAATTTTCGAGGTCGCAGATACAAGTGTTTAATTTGCTACGATTACGATCTGTGTGCATCTTGTTATGAAAGTGGTGCAACAACGACAAGGCATACAACTGACCATCCAATGCAGTGCATACTAACAAGAGTAGATTTTG atttgtACTATGGTGGAGAAGCTTTCTCTGTAGAGCAGCCACAGTCTTTTACTTGTCCTTATTGTGGAAAAATGGGGTATACGGAAACATCTCTTCAAGAACATGTTACTTCAGAACATGCAGAAACATCAACAGAAGTG atttgTCCAATATGTGCAGCATTACCTGGTGGAGATCCCAATCATGTTACAGATGACTTTGCAGCTCATCTTACACTGGAACATAGAGCTCCTAGAGATTTA GATGAATCCAGCGGTGTTCGGCATGTACGTAGAATGTTTCACCCAGGCCGAGGTCTGGGTGGCCCTCGCGCACGTAGATCAAACATGCACTTTACTAGCAGTTCCACTGGTGGGTTTTCATCTTCGCAGAGTTCATATTCTCCAAGCAATAGGGAAGCCATGGATCCTATAGCTG AGCTTTTATCTCAGTTGTCTGGTGTGAGGCGTTCTGCAGGGGGACAGCTCAACTCCTCTGGCCCTTCCGCTTCTCAGTTACAGCAGTTGCAGATGCAGCTGCAACTAGAACGGCAGCATGCACAGGCGGCACGGCAACAACTGGAGACTGCACGTAACGCGACAAGGCGCACCAACACTAGCAGCGTCACCACCACTATTACACAATCGACAGCAACAACCAACACATCTAATGCAGAAAACAGTCAGCAAGCTATCCAAAACTCTCAGTTCCTCCTTACAAG GTTGAACGATCCCAAGATGTCTGAAGTTGAGCGTCAGTCAATGGAGAGCGAGCGGGCCGACCGCAGCCTGTTTGTTCAAGAGCTTCTCCTGTCCACTTTGATGCGGGAAGAAAGCTCCTCCTCTGATGAGGATGAGCGCGGGGAGGTTGCTGATTTTGGTGCTATGGGCTGTGTAGATATTATGCCTTTAGATGTTGCTTTAGAAAATCTAAATTTAAAAGAGAGTAATAAAGGAAACgagcctcctccacctcctctttGA